The DNA region CGGACACGATCTTGCCCGACGCGGTCGTGCCGTTCGCGGTCGCCCAGGCCGACGCCGACGCCATCTTCCAGGCGTGGCTGCGCGCGCGCTGGTTCGCGCCCGGCGACCTCAAGCGCCGGGCCGAGCGCGGCGGCCTCGACGGCATCTACGTGCCGTACTGGCTGTACGACGCCGACAGCACCACCCGCTACACCGGCGCGCGCGGCGAGCACTACTGGGTCGAGGAGGCCTACACCGATCGCGATCGCCAGCGGCGGACCCGGCAGGTGCGCAGGACCCGCTGGCACGCGACCTCGGGCACGGTCCGGCTGCGCTTCGACGACGTCGCCGTGTGCGCGTCGAGCGGGATGCCGCGCAACCGCATGGCCCAGCTCGAGCCGTGGAAGCTCGACGGCCTGCGCCCGTTCGACAACGCCTACCTGGCCGGGTTCGTGGCCGAGCGCTACTCGGTCGATCTCGAGGACGGCTGGACCCGGGCCCAGGGGGTCATGGAGGGCCGGATCGCCACCGCCGTGCGCCGCGACATCGGCGGCGACGAGCAGCGCGTCCACAACCTCGACGTGCGCCACCGCGCGGTGACGTTCAAGCACGTGCTCTTGCCGGTGTGGGTGTCGAGCTTCCGCTACCGCGGCCAGGTCTACCGCGTCGTCGTCAACGCCCAGACCCGTGAGGTCGCCGGCGATCGACCGTGGAGCGTCTGGAAGATCGCGCTCACCGTCCTCGCGATCGCCGCGCTGATCGTCGGCGTCGTCCTGCTGGTGCACCGGCGGCCGGCGCCGGCCCCACCCGCGCCACCCGCGCCGATCAAGCCCGGCCCGGGGCTGACCGCGCCGCTGCCCGCGCCGGCCCCGTAGCCCCGGTCCGCCCGGCGGACACCGTCGATCGACGCCGGTCGACGCGCGCGCGGTTTGCATTTCGCCGCGCCGCGCCCGATGATCGCGGGTGCGATGGTCCCGGACGACGGCAAGCCGACCGCGACGACGTTGCGCATCAAGGTCCGGCACCCCGACCTCGATACGTTCGTCGAGCGGTTCGCGTCGCAGGTGACCCGCAGCGGGGTGTTCATCCCGACGCGCGCGCCCAAGCCGATCGGCACCGAGATCCGGTTCGAGATCCGCACCGCCGACGACCACCCGGCGCTGGTCGGCCAGGGGCTGGTGCGCCTGGTGCGCCAGCACGATCCCGCGCACCCGCGCGTGGTCGCGGGCATGGCGGTCGAGCTACGGCGGGTCGGGCGCGACAGCAAGGGCGTGCTCTTGCGCATGCTCGAGGTCCGCAAGCGCCTCGGGCTCGTCGACGGGCCCGGCGGGATGCCGCTGCCGGGCGAGCACGACCACGACGAGCCCAAGGACGACGTCACGGTCGCGCGCGCGCCGCGGCCGCGCCCGGTCGCCCCCGCGCCGCCGCCCGAGGAGCCGCTGCCGATCGCGCCGCCCCCGCCCCCGCCCCCAGCCGCGCCGACGCTGGCGCCGGCGGCGGTCCGGGCCCGCCCCCAGCTCGACCTGGACGCGGTCGCGGCGCCGGCGGTGGCCGTCGACGACGACCTCGAGTCCTGGCCCGAGGCCGCGCGCCCGCTCGCCGACGTGATCGCGCGGGCCCGGGCGCTGGTCGGTGACGACCTCGACGCCGAGCTGGCCGACGCCGCCGGGCCCACCCCGGTGGTCGACCTGGCGACCGCTCGCGCGGCCGCGGTCGCGGCGCTCGGACGACCGCTGCGCGCGTTGACCGGCGACGCGCGCGCCGCGCCGCTGCCGGTGCCGGCCGCGCCGGTGTCCGCGGCGGTCGTGACCGCGGTGGCGGCGGCGGTGGCCCCGCCAGCCTTCGATGACGCGACGGCGATCGAGACCCCGACGTTCCCGACCCCGGCCGAGCCGTCGCCGGCCGCGGCGGCGATCGCGGCGGCGATCGGCGCGCGCGAACCCGCCGCCGGCACCGACGCCAAGGCGCGGACCAGGGCCGCCACGGCCGAGGCCGCGGGCGCCGCGACCCAGGCCCGGGCCGCGCGCGCCCAGCGGGAGCGCGCCAAGCGCGAGGCCAACGACCGCGCGCTGCGCGAGCGCAGCACACGCATCCAGCGCGAGCTCGACGCGCGCGCGCGGGCCCAGCGCGATCGCCCGCCGGCGCCGCCGATCGATCCGCTCGCCGCCCTCGATCTCGACGACGGCCCGCGCCCGGCGCCGACGGGCGACACCACCCGCAAGGTCGACGCGGCCAGCCTCGCCGCCGAGGCCCTCGGCGCCGCCGACCTGCGCTCGTCGCTGTCCGGCGCCGGCGCCGATCTGCAGTTCCTGGAGGCGCTCGTGCTCGACGAGGCCCCGGCGCCCCCGCGCCGGCGCGCCGCCCACACGGTCCCGCGCACCACGCCGCCGACCCGGCCGCCGCCTGCCGCGGCGGCGCCGCCCGCCCCGGACGACGACGACGGGATCGAGATCTCGATCGACGTCGACGATTGACCGCCCGCGACCCGGCGGCCAGGCTTCGACAGGTCCGGCAGGTCTCGGGGCCCGGCGGGCACGGTTGTCCTGCTATATGAGCCGTCCGTGACCAACGACAGCGACGACCGAGGCGAGACCCGCCGCCAGATCGCCCGCCGCGCCCGCCGCCAGAGCGGCGACCGGTCGGCCCGGGCCGCGCACGCGCTGATGGAGATGTCCCCCTCGGCCCTGGGCCGGCTCGGGCTCGACGGCGATCTGCGCGTCGAGGTCGACCGCGCCCGGAAGATCACCTCGCTGATCGCGCGCCGGCGCGAGGAGCGGCGTCTGGCCGGGGCGCTGCGCAAGCTCGACACCGACGAGCTCGAGGCCCGACTGGCCAAGGTCGCGCAGGGCGGCAGCGGCGACCCGCGGCCGTTCCAGCTGGCGGAGGCCTGGCGCACCCGCCTCCTGGACGGCGGCCCGGCCGCGACCGAGGCGTTCATCGCCGAGCACGCGCCGCCGCCGGCGCCGGCCCTGGCGGCGCTGGTCGAGCAGGCGGTGACCGAGCGCGCCACCGGCAAGCCCCGCGGCGCCGGCCGGGCGCTGTTCCGGCACGTGCTCGCGGCGCTGACCCAGGCCGCGGCCGACCCCGACGCCGACGCGGACGACGCGGACGACGTGGACGGCGCGGACGGCGCGGACGCCGACGACGAGGCGTAGGCCGCGGCCGACGGCGCGGACGGCGACGACGAGGCGGAGGCCGCGGCCGACGACGCGGACGGCGGCGACGAGGCGGAGGCCGCGGCCGACGGCGCGGACGGCGGCGACGAGGCGGAGGCCGCGGCCGACGGCGCGGACGGCGGCGACGAGGCGGAGGCCGCGGCCGACGACGACGACGCGGACCGCGACGACGAGGCGGAGGCCGCGGCCCGATCGCCCGGCGCCCGCCTTCCGATCGCGCGCTTCGTGGTTACCGTGTCGGCATGCCCCTTACCCGCCTGGTCGTCGGAGTCGATTTCTCACCCTCGTCCGAGGTCGCGGTCAACCGGGCCGCCGAGATCGCCGCCCACCACGGCGCCGAGCTGGTGCTGATCCACGCCGGCACAGTGCCCGAGCGCCCCGAGGTGCCCGCCTCGATGCGGGCCGCGCGCGACGCCTACGTCGAGGTCCTCCGCGTCCAGCTCGCCCACGATCGCGAGCGCCTGGCCGCGATGCGGGAGCGGCTGGTCCGGTCCGGGATCTCCGTGTCCCAGCTGATCGTCGATCGGTTCCCCGACGACGCGCTGGTCGAGGCGGCCACCGAGCTGGGCGCCGATCTGATCCTGACCGGCGCCCGGGAGCGCGGCGCCGCCGCGCGCTGGCTGCTCGGCTCGGTCGCCGCCAAGGTGGTGCGGGCGGCGCCGTGCAGCGTCCTGTGCGCGCGCCCGGGCGATCCCGATCGGGGCTTCTCGCGCATCGTCGTCGGCACCGACTTCTCCGAGGGCGCCGACGCGGCCCTGGCGCGCGCGGTCGACGTCGCCGAGCCCGGCGCCACGATCGACGTGGTCCACGCGTTCGAGCTCGGCTGGGGCGCGGCGGTGTCGCCATCGGATCTCGTGGTCGGCGAGCAGGTCGTGCGCGACGACGTCCGCGCGGAGGTGCTCGAGCGCGGCGCGGCGCTGCTGACGCCGTGGCGCGACGCCGGCGTGACGATCCGCTTCCACGCCCACGACGCGCGCCCGCGCGACCTGCTCCGCGCCCAGGCCACGGAGCTCGAGGCCGACCTGATCGTCGTCGGCGGCGTCGGCCACCGGGGCCTGCGCCGGTGGCTGCTCGGCAGCGTCGCCGAGGACATCGTCAACGACGCGCCGTGCTCGGTGATGGTCGCGCGCTAGTCCGCGCGGCCGGACGCCGTCAGCGCGCGAGGGTCGCGACCGGCGCCAGCGGCGCGGTCCGCGCGTCGACGGTGCCGAGCTCGACGAACGCGCCGTCGACCATGACCACGTACGGCCGGTGCTCGAACGCCAGGTGGCCGGCGCCGTCGTGGCGCACCACCTCGAGCAGGCCCATGCCGTAGCCCATCGGGCCGCGGGCGTAGTAGTGGATCTGCAGCGTGTAGGGCGCGGCGGTGGCGCGGCCGCGGATCGTGAAGCACTCCGGGCCGTAGCCGGTGGTCACGTCCTCGTACAGCGATCCGCCCGAGGCCAGGTCCTTGTGCTGGTAGTACGCGTGGTCGCCGCGCGCGTCGGTGATGTGGAAGTCGACGTCGTTGGCGTCGGTCTCCCAGTACAGGACGAAGCGCAGCGTCGGGTCGGTGGCGACCCGCGCGCCGGCCTTGGCGACCCGCGCGGTGATCGCGGCGCGCTCGGCCGGGGCCCGGGCGATCCACGCCGCCGCGACGATGCCGAGATCCTCGGACAGGATGCGGGTGCCGCCCCGGAAGCGATCGGCCGGGTACGACTGCGCCAGGCCGCGCTCGAGCGCGGCGAACGCGCCGGCCAGATCGTCGGCGCGCACCAGCTCCCACGCCAGCAGCCGGTGCCCGGTCAGGTGATCGGGGCGCTGCTCGACCGCGGTGCGCAGGGCGTCGATCGCCAGGGCGCGGCCGACCGCGCCGACCCGGGCCAGGCGCTCGGCGGCGAAGCGCCGCAGATCGGCGCGGGCCGGGAACAGGTCGATGATCGAGCCGTAGGCGCGGGCCGCGAGCTCGAGCTGCTTGCCGCCCTCGGCGACCTCGCCCAGGGCGAGCAACGCCAGCACGTCGCCGGGATCGCGGTCGCGCCAGGCCCGCGCCGCCGCCAGCGCGTCGTCGACGCGCCCGGTCGCCAGGGTCGCCATCACCTGCGCGAACTCGCCCTGCAGCGGCGGCGGTCCGCTCGGCTTCTCGGCCGGGCCAGGAGCGGCGTCCGCGCCGCTCGCGACCGCGCCGCTGGCGCCGCGGCCCGCGCTCGACGTCGCCTGGGTCCGCGCCTGAGGTGCGGGCGGCGGCGGTGGCTCCGCGGCCGGGCGCCGCTCCTCGGCCTCGCGACCGGGCGCGCGCGCCGGCTGGTCGTTGCGGTCCGCGACCGCGTCGTGGTCGACGTCGGGCTCCGCGCTGGTCTCGTCGAGGTCGGTCG from Myxococcales bacterium includes:
- a CDS encoding DUF615 domain-containing protein encodes the protein MTNDSDDRGETRRQIARRARRQSGDRSARAAHALMEMSPSALGRLGLDGDLRVEVDRARKITSLIARRREERRLAGALRKLDTDELEARLAKVAQGGSGDPRPFQLAEAWRTRLLDGGPAATEAFIAEHAPPPAPALAALVEQAVTERATGKPRGAGRALFRHVLAALTQAAADPDADADDADDVDGADGADADDEA
- a CDS encoding universal stress protein, with the protein product MPLTRLVVGVDFSPSSEVAVNRAAEIAAHHGAELVLIHAGTVPERPEVPASMRAARDAYVEVLRVQLAHDRERLAAMRERLVRSGISVSQLIVDRFPDDALVEAATELGADLILTGARERGAAARWLLGSVAAKVVRAAPCSVLCARPGDPDRGFSRIVVGTDFSEGADAALARAVDVAEPGATIDVVHAFELGWGAAVSPSDLVVGEQVVRDDVRAEVLERGAALLTPWRDAGVTIRFHAHDARPRDLLRAQATELEADLIVVGGVGHRGLRRWLLGSVAEDIVNDAPCSVMVAR